A portion of the Coturnix japonica isolate 7356 chromosome 4, Coturnix japonica 2.1, whole genome shotgun sequence genome contains these proteins:
- the KLHL13 gene encoding kelch-like protein 13 isoform X3 produces MMWRDTLSLVEEEDPHMKVSLGSSDMGVSAHLQSSKTGTTRFFTSNTHSSVVLQGFDQLRVEGLLCDVTLVPGDGDEVFPVHRAMMASASDYFKAMFTGGMKEQDLMCIKLHGVNKIGLKKIIDFIYTAKLSLNMDNLQDTLEAASFLQILPVLDFCKVFLISGVSLENCVEVGRIANTYNLTEVDKYVNNFILKNFPALLSTGEFVKLPFERLAFVLSSNSLKHCTELELFKAACRWLRFEEPRMEYAAKLMKNIRFPLMTPQDLINYVQTVDFMRTDNTCVNLLLEASNYQMMPFMQPVMQSERTAIRSDSTHLVTLGGVLRQQLVVSKELRMYDEKAHEWKSLAPMDAPRYQHGIAVIGNFLYVVGGQSNYDTKGKTAVDTVFRFDPRYNKWMQVASLNEKRTFFHLSALKGHLYAVGGRNAAGELATVECYNPRMNEWSYVAKMNEPHYGHAGTVYGGLMYISGGITHDTFQKELMCFDPDTDKWTQKAPMTTVRGLHCMCTVGDKLYVIGGNHFRGTSDYDDVLSCEYYSTTLDQWTPIAAMLRGQSDVGVAVFENKIYVVGGYSWNNRCMVEIVQKYDPEKDEWHKVFDLPESLGGIRACTLTVFPPEDNTGSPSRESPLSAP; encoded by the exons ATCTCTGGTGGAAGAGGAGGATCCTCATATGAAAGTATCTCTTGGTAGCAGCGATATGGGCGTCTCTGCCCATCTGCAGTCTTCAAAGACAGGGACCACAAGATTTTTCACCAGCAATACTCACAGTTCCGTGGTGTTACAG GGTTTTGATCAGCTGCGGGTGGAAGGTTTGCTATGTGATGTGACCCTTGTTCCAGGAGATGGTGATGAGGTGTTTCCTGTCCACAGAGCGATGATGGCTTCTGCAAGTGACTACTTCAAGGCCATGTTCACAG GAGGAATGAAGGAACAGGACTTGATGTGCATCAAGCTTCACGGTGTCAACAAAATAGGCCTGAAGAAGATCATTGATTTCATTTACACAGCAAAGCTTTCCCTTAACATGGACAACCTTCAGGATACTCTGGAAGCTGCCAGTTTTTTGCAGATATTACCTGTTTTGGATTTCTGTAAGGTGTTTCTTATCTCTGGG GTTTCCTTGGAAAACTGTGTTGAGGTTGGGCGAATTGCCAACACATACAATCTCACAGAAGTGGATAAATACGTTAATAATTTCATCCTAAAGAACTTCCCTGCGTTATTAAGTACTGGTGAATTTGTGAAACTCCCCTTTGAACGTCTTGCCTTTGTGCTTTCAAGTAATAGCCTTAAGCACTGCACTGAACTTGAACTCTTCAAGGCGGCTTGTCGCTGGCTGCGGTTTGAAGAGCCTCGAATGGAATATGCTGCAAAGCTAATGAAGAACATCAGATTTCCTTTGATGACACCCCAGGATCTTATTAACTACGTTCAAACAGTGGACTTCATGAGAACTGACAACACCTGTGTAAACTTGCTTTTGGAAGCCAGCAACTACCAAATGATGCCATTCATGCAACCAGTTATGCAGTCGGAGAGAACTGCCATTCGATCAGACAGCACTCACTTGGTAACATTGGGGGGAGtgctgaggcagcagctggtTGTCAGCAAAGAGCTACGGATGTATGACGAAAAAGCCCATGAATGGAAATCATTAGCTCCCATGGATGCACCGAGGTACCAGCATGGCATTGCTGTCATTGGAAACTTCCTTTACGTAGTTGGCGGCCAGAGCAATTACGACACAAAAGGAAAGACAGCGGTTGACACGGTCTTCAGATTCGATCCCCGCTATAACAAGTGGATGCAAGTCGCGTCTTTAAATGAGAAGCGCACCTTCTTCCACCTAAGTGCCCTCAAAGGACATCTGTATGCAGTTGGTGGTCGAAATGCAGCGGGTGAGCTAG CCACTGTGGAATGCTACAATCCCAGAATGAACGAATGGAGCTACGTTGCAAAAATGAACGAACCCCACTATGGTCATGCTGGAACTGTGTATGGAGGTTTAATGTACATTTCAG ggGGAATTACCCACGATACTTTCCAGAAGGAACTTATGTGTTTTGACCCTGACACAGACAAATGGACTCAGAAAGCTCCGATGACAACCGTCAGAGGTCTGCATTGCATGTGTACTGTAGGAGACAAGCTCTATGTTATTGGTGGAAATCACTTTAGAGGAACGAGTGATTATGATGATGTTCTAAGCTGTGAATATTACTCAACAACTCTAGACCAGTGGACTCCAATTGCTGCCATGTTACGTGGGCAAAGTGATGTTGGGGTTgctgtctttgaaaataaaatctatgtAGTTGGAGGATATTCTTGGAATAACCGCTGTATGGTGGAAATAGTTCAGAAATACGATCCAGAAAAAGATGAGTGGCATAAAGTATTTGACCTTCCAGAATCGCTGGGTGGCATTCGAGCCTGCACTCTTACTGTTTTCCCACCAGAGGACAATACGGGGTCACCGTCCAGAGAATCTCCTCTTTCGGCACCTTAG
- the KLHL13 gene encoding kelch-like protein 13 isoform X1: MPLKWKTSSPAIWKFPVPVLKTSRSSPLSPAYISLVEEEDPHMKVSLGSSDMGVSAHLQSSKTGTTRFFTSNTHSSVVLQGFDQLRVEGLLCDVTLVPGDGDEVFPVHRAMMASASDYFKAMFTGGMKEQDLMCIKLHGVNKIGLKKIIDFIYTAKLSLNMDNLQDTLEAASFLQILPVLDFCKVFLISGVSLENCVEVGRIANTYNLTEVDKYVNNFILKNFPALLSTGEFVKLPFERLAFVLSSNSLKHCTELELFKAACRWLRFEEPRMEYAAKLMKNIRFPLMTPQDLINYVQTVDFMRTDNTCVNLLLEASNYQMMPFMQPVMQSERTAIRSDSTHLVTLGGVLRQQLVVSKELRMYDEKAHEWKSLAPMDAPRYQHGIAVIGNFLYVVGGQSNYDTKGKTAVDTVFRFDPRYNKWMQVASLNEKRTFFHLSALKGHLYAVGGRNAAGELATVECYNPRMNEWSYVAKMNEPHYGHAGTVYGGLMYISGGITHDTFQKELMCFDPDTDKWTQKAPMTTVRGLHCMCTVGDKLYVIGGNHFRGTSDYDDVLSCEYYSTTLDQWTPIAAMLRGQSDVGVAVFENKIYVVGGYSWNNRCMVEIVQKYDPEKDEWHKVFDLPESLGGIRACTLTVFPPEDNTGSPSRESPLSAP; this comes from the exons ATCTCTGGTGGAAGAGGAGGATCCTCATATGAAAGTATCTCTTGGTAGCAGCGATATGGGCGTCTCTGCCCATCTGCAGTCTTCAAAGACAGGGACCACAAGATTTTTCACCAGCAATACTCACAGTTCCGTGGTGTTACAG GGTTTTGATCAGCTGCGGGTGGAAGGTTTGCTATGTGATGTGACCCTTGTTCCAGGAGATGGTGATGAGGTGTTTCCTGTCCACAGAGCGATGATGGCTTCTGCAAGTGACTACTTCAAGGCCATGTTCACAG GAGGAATGAAGGAACAGGACTTGATGTGCATCAAGCTTCACGGTGTCAACAAAATAGGCCTGAAGAAGATCATTGATTTCATTTACACAGCAAAGCTTTCCCTTAACATGGACAACCTTCAGGATACTCTGGAAGCTGCCAGTTTTTTGCAGATATTACCTGTTTTGGATTTCTGTAAGGTGTTTCTTATCTCTGGG GTTTCCTTGGAAAACTGTGTTGAGGTTGGGCGAATTGCCAACACATACAATCTCACAGAAGTGGATAAATACGTTAATAATTTCATCCTAAAGAACTTCCCTGCGTTATTAAGTACTGGTGAATTTGTGAAACTCCCCTTTGAACGTCTTGCCTTTGTGCTTTCAAGTAATAGCCTTAAGCACTGCACTGAACTTGAACTCTTCAAGGCGGCTTGTCGCTGGCTGCGGTTTGAAGAGCCTCGAATGGAATATGCTGCAAAGCTAATGAAGAACATCAGATTTCCTTTGATGACACCCCAGGATCTTATTAACTACGTTCAAACAGTGGACTTCATGAGAACTGACAACACCTGTGTAAACTTGCTTTTGGAAGCCAGCAACTACCAAATGATGCCATTCATGCAACCAGTTATGCAGTCGGAGAGAACTGCCATTCGATCAGACAGCACTCACTTGGTAACATTGGGGGGAGtgctgaggcagcagctggtTGTCAGCAAAGAGCTACGGATGTATGACGAAAAAGCCCATGAATGGAAATCATTAGCTCCCATGGATGCACCGAGGTACCAGCATGGCATTGCTGTCATTGGAAACTTCCTTTACGTAGTTGGCGGCCAGAGCAATTACGACACAAAAGGAAAGACAGCGGTTGACACGGTCTTCAGATTCGATCCCCGCTATAACAAGTGGATGCAAGTCGCGTCTTTAAATGAGAAGCGCACCTTCTTCCACCTAAGTGCCCTCAAAGGACATCTGTATGCAGTTGGTGGTCGAAATGCAGCGGGTGAGCTAG CCACTGTGGAATGCTACAATCCCAGAATGAACGAATGGAGCTACGTTGCAAAAATGAACGAACCCCACTATGGTCATGCTGGAACTGTGTATGGAGGTTTAATGTACATTTCAG ggGGAATTACCCACGATACTTTCCAGAAGGAACTTATGTGTTTTGACCCTGACACAGACAAATGGACTCAGAAAGCTCCGATGACAACCGTCAGAGGTCTGCATTGCATGTGTACTGTAGGAGACAAGCTCTATGTTATTGGTGGAAATCACTTTAGAGGAACGAGTGATTATGATGATGTTCTAAGCTGTGAATATTACTCAACAACTCTAGACCAGTGGACTCCAATTGCTGCCATGTTACGTGGGCAAAGTGATGTTGGGGTTgctgtctttgaaaataaaatctatgtAGTTGGAGGATATTCTTGGAATAACCGCTGTATGGTGGAAATAGTTCAGAAATACGATCCAGAAAAAGATGAGTGGCATAAAGTATTTGACCTTCCAGAATCGCTGGGTGGCATTCGAGCCTGCACTCTTACTGTTTTCCCACCAGAGGACAATACGGGGTCACCGTCCAGAGAATCTCCTCTTTCGGCACCTTAG
- the KLHL13 gene encoding kelch-like protein 13 isoform X2 gives MKVSLGSSDMGVSAHLQSSKTGTTRFFTSNTHSSVVLQGFDQLRVEGLLCDVTLVPGDGDEVFPVHRAMMASASDYFKAMFTGGMKEQDLMCIKLHGVNKIGLKKIIDFIYTAKLSLNMDNLQDTLEAASFLQILPVLDFCKVFLISGVSLENCVEVGRIANTYNLTEVDKYVNNFILKNFPALLSTGEFVKLPFERLAFVLSSNSLKHCTELELFKAACRWLRFEEPRMEYAAKLMKNIRFPLMTPQDLINYVQTVDFMRTDNTCVNLLLEASNYQMMPFMQPVMQSERTAIRSDSTHLVTLGGVLRQQLVVSKELRMYDEKAHEWKSLAPMDAPRYQHGIAVIGNFLYVVGGQSNYDTKGKTAVDTVFRFDPRYNKWMQVASLNEKRTFFHLSALKGHLYAVGGRNAAGELATVECYNPRMNEWSYVAKMNEPHYGHAGTVYGGLMYISGGITHDTFQKELMCFDPDTDKWTQKAPMTTVRGLHCMCTVGDKLYVIGGNHFRGTSDYDDVLSCEYYSTTLDQWTPIAAMLRGQSDVGVAVFENKIYVVGGYSWNNRCMVEIVQKYDPEKDEWHKVFDLPESLGGIRACTLTVFPPEDNTGSPSRESPLSAP, from the exons ATGAAAGTATCTCTTGGTAGCAGCGATATGGGCGTCTCTGCCCATCTGCAGTCTTCAAAGACAGGGACCACAAGATTTTTCACCAGCAATACTCACAGTTCCGTGGTGTTACAG GGTTTTGATCAGCTGCGGGTGGAAGGTTTGCTATGTGATGTGACCCTTGTTCCAGGAGATGGTGATGAGGTGTTTCCTGTCCACAGAGCGATGATGGCTTCTGCAAGTGACTACTTCAAGGCCATGTTCACAG GAGGAATGAAGGAACAGGACTTGATGTGCATCAAGCTTCACGGTGTCAACAAAATAGGCCTGAAGAAGATCATTGATTTCATTTACACAGCAAAGCTTTCCCTTAACATGGACAACCTTCAGGATACTCTGGAAGCTGCCAGTTTTTTGCAGATATTACCTGTTTTGGATTTCTGTAAGGTGTTTCTTATCTCTGGG GTTTCCTTGGAAAACTGTGTTGAGGTTGGGCGAATTGCCAACACATACAATCTCACAGAAGTGGATAAATACGTTAATAATTTCATCCTAAAGAACTTCCCTGCGTTATTAAGTACTGGTGAATTTGTGAAACTCCCCTTTGAACGTCTTGCCTTTGTGCTTTCAAGTAATAGCCTTAAGCACTGCACTGAACTTGAACTCTTCAAGGCGGCTTGTCGCTGGCTGCGGTTTGAAGAGCCTCGAATGGAATATGCTGCAAAGCTAATGAAGAACATCAGATTTCCTTTGATGACACCCCAGGATCTTATTAACTACGTTCAAACAGTGGACTTCATGAGAACTGACAACACCTGTGTAAACTTGCTTTTGGAAGCCAGCAACTACCAAATGATGCCATTCATGCAACCAGTTATGCAGTCGGAGAGAACTGCCATTCGATCAGACAGCACTCACTTGGTAACATTGGGGGGAGtgctgaggcagcagctggtTGTCAGCAAAGAGCTACGGATGTATGACGAAAAAGCCCATGAATGGAAATCATTAGCTCCCATGGATGCACCGAGGTACCAGCATGGCATTGCTGTCATTGGAAACTTCCTTTACGTAGTTGGCGGCCAGAGCAATTACGACACAAAAGGAAAGACAGCGGTTGACACGGTCTTCAGATTCGATCCCCGCTATAACAAGTGGATGCAAGTCGCGTCTTTAAATGAGAAGCGCACCTTCTTCCACCTAAGTGCCCTCAAAGGACATCTGTATGCAGTTGGTGGTCGAAATGCAGCGGGTGAGCTAG CCACTGTGGAATGCTACAATCCCAGAATGAACGAATGGAGCTACGTTGCAAAAATGAACGAACCCCACTATGGTCATGCTGGAACTGTGTATGGAGGTTTAATGTACATTTCAG ggGGAATTACCCACGATACTTTCCAGAAGGAACTTATGTGTTTTGACCCTGACACAGACAAATGGACTCAGAAAGCTCCGATGACAACCGTCAGAGGTCTGCATTGCATGTGTACTGTAGGAGACAAGCTCTATGTTATTGGTGGAAATCACTTTAGAGGAACGAGTGATTATGATGATGTTCTAAGCTGTGAATATTACTCAACAACTCTAGACCAGTGGACTCCAATTGCTGCCATGTTACGTGGGCAAAGTGATGTTGGGGTTgctgtctttgaaaataaaatctatgtAGTTGGAGGATATTCTTGGAATAACCGCTGTATGGTGGAAATAGTTCAGAAATACGATCCAGAAAAAGATGAGTGGCATAAAGTATTTGACCTTCCAGAATCGCTGGGTGGCATTCGAGCCTGCACTCTTACTGTTTTCCCACCAGAGGACAATACGGGGTCACCGTCCAGAGAATCTCCTCTTTCGGCACCTTAG